The following proteins are encoded in a genomic region of Phaeodactylum tricornutum CCAP 1055/1 chromosome 1, whole genome shotgun sequence:
- a CDS encoding predicted protein has protein sequence MEALGDGDDDDSEMEDVRLTADDAILCVAKTEDDFATLEVHVYDQRRGNLYVHHDIPLPSFPLCLAHGQVISNGTTGNFCAVGTFSPGIEIWNLDVLNALEPSCFLGGEDTSNADEIMKLQMMKGNKTTHKIPKRNGLRSGSHTDAVMALSWNDIHKQVIASGSADCTVKLWDVTHAGTNSEAKCNAATFTHHRDKIQCVAWHPKEGTLLATASYDSTASLIDARGTSADAKSVRLAADPEAIAWDPFNPEYLTVATEDGTITCWDVRKFDSSAPLWSFIANEYGGINDLSYNSSVPGMMATCSTDKTVTLWDAYPKNGVPSMNEPPRPCGSRDMCGGKLYTVAFYPSARWLLGCGGSGNQLSLWDLSSEDSVQHKFSS, from the exons ATGGAAGCTCTCGGCGATGGAGATGATGACGATAGTGAAATGGAAGATGTTCGGCTTACTGCGGATGATGCTATTTTATGTGTGGCAAAGACTGAAGAT GATTTCGCCACATTGGAGGTCCATGTATACGACCAGCGGAGAGGAAATTTGTATGTCCACCACGACATTCCACTTCCGTCGTTCCCTCTTTGTCTTGCGCACGGACAGGTTATATCGAACGGTACAACCGGGAATTTTTGCGCCGTAGGCACCTTTAGTCCGGGAATTGAAATTTGGAACTTAGATGTGTTGAATGCTCTTGAACCGTCTTGTTTTCTGGGTGGGGAGGACACTTCGAATGCGGATGAAATAATGAAGCTTCAAATGATGAAAGGGAATAAGACAACTCACAAAATTCCCAAGAGAAACGGCTTGAGATCTGGTAGCCACACAGATGCGGTAATGGCTCTTTCTTGGAACGACATTCACAAGCAAGTCATTGCAAGTGGATCGGCCGACTGTACAGTTAAACTATGGGATGTCACACATGCTGGGACGAACTCCGAGGCGAAGTGCAATGCGGCAACTTTCACTCACCATCGCGATAAAATTCAGTGCGTTGCATGGCACCCAAAAGAAGGGACGTTGCTAGCAACAGCTTCTTACGATAGCACTGCCTCGCTGATTGATGCACGGGGTACAAGTGCCGATGCTAAATCAGTAAGACTCGCTGCGGACCCAGAAGCTATCGCGTGGGATCCGTTTAATCCGGAGTATTTGACAGTGGCTACTGAAGATGGCACAATAACATGCTGGGATGTACGAAAGTTTGATTCATCAGCTCCACTTTGGTCGTTTATTGCGAACGAGTACGGAGGCATTAATGACCTCTCCTATAACTCGAGCGTTCCGGGCATGATGGCAACATGTTCCACTGACAAGACGGTGACACTTTGGGACGCTTACCCAAAGAATGGTGTGCCTAGCATGAACGAACCTCCGCGACCTTGCGGGAGCAGAGATATGTGTGGTGGAAAACTGTACACTGTGGCGTTTTATCCTTCAGCCCGATGGTTGCTGGGGTGCGGTGGTTCTGGGAATCAATTATCACTTTGGGATCTCTCTAGCGAGGATAGCGTGCAACACAAATTCAGCTCC
- the FBPC1 gene encoding fructose-1,6-bisphosphatase (contains bipartite plastid targeting presequence with conserved motif at signal peptide cleavage site), giving the protein MEKWGFSRGQVPLLLSVIALSFVLLPTTNSFQTSTGQSQPQRLPASSASLHMSDPLAGPSAKRAPLQRKKDLKQFSRFLEVECWKRAELRDLEPVLASVAEACRQINRIVQRAQTDDIYGVAVKIDGSPLDDTNVQGEVQQKLDVLCNTIMLRAFCGSSRSVHSVASEEEDEPRCCSDVMNDSAFAVGNFIAVFDPLDGSKNIDASLPVGSIFGIYKKIPGKSVDDQTFLQDGSGLVAAGYCLFSATTVLVLTLGSGVDGFTLDPDTGRFLHTHQDIRIPSSGPIYSFNEANFKDFDPPVKHFLNALKEGSSSTGIRSNARYIGALVADVHNVLINGGIYGYPSTRANRNGKLRLLYESAPMAMILEQAGGAGSTGRGRILDVVATKIHQRIPTFLGSIENVFELDQFYKYYSDDDNKEQVSTAKQV; this is encoded by the exons ATGGAGAAATGGGGATTTTCACGCGGCCAAGTTCCGCTCCTACTCTCAGTTATAGCCCTCTCTTTTGTCcttttgccgacgacgaataGTTTCCAGACGTCGACAGGACAATCGCAACCACAAAGGCTCCCCGCAAGTTCAGCATCTCTCCACATGTCGGATCCTTTGGCCGGTCCATCCGCAAAGCGTGCCCCTCTGCAAAGGAAAAAGGACTTGAAGCAATTCTCCCGTTTCCTCGAAGTAGAGTGCTGGAAGCGCGCTGAGCTGCGTGATCTCGAGCCCGTGCTTGCTTCAGTAGCAGAGGCTTGCCGACAGATTAATCGCATCGTCCAGCGCGCCCAAACCGACGATATATACGGTGTAGCTGTAAAAATCGACGGAAGCCCATTGGACGATACCAACGTCCAGGGGGAAGTACAACAAAAACTCGATGTTCTCTGTAATACAATTATGCTTCGCGCCTTTTGTGGAAGCAGTCGCAGTGTGCACTCGGTTGcgtccgaagaagaagacgaaccTCGATGCTGTTCCGACGTTATG AACGATTCGGCTTTTGCCGTGGGTAACTTCATTGCGGTCTTTGATCCGCTCGACGGATCAAAGAACATTGACGCGTCTCTTCCTGTTGGTAGCATTTTTGGCATTTATAAAAAAATTCCGGGAAAGTCTGTGGATGATCAGACGTTCTTGCAGGATGGATCTGGCCTTGTCGCGGCAGGCTACTGTCTCTTTTC GGCGACAACCGTGCTTGTTTTGACATTGGGCTCTGGAGTCGATGGATTCACCCTAGATCCCGACACTGGGCGCTTCTTACACACACACCAGGATATTCGCATTCCTTCCTCTGGACCCATTTACAGTTTTAACGAAGCCAACTTCAAAGACTTTGATCCCCCCGTCAAACATTTTCTGAATGCGCTAAAGGAGGGATCAAGTTCGACAGGTATAAG ATCGAACGCTCGGTATATTGGGGCACTGGTTGCTGACGTGCATAACGTTCTGATCAACGGTGGTATTTACGGATACCCGAGTACCCGTGCCAATAGGAATGGCAAACTTCGTCTCTTGTACGAGTCGGCACCCATGGCAATGATTTTGGAGCAGGCTGGTGGTGCGGGTTCGACTGGCAGGGGCCGAATCCTGGATGTTGTCGCGACCAAAATCCATCAGAGGATACCGACTTTTCTTGGCAGCATCGAAAATGTGTTTGAGCTCGACCAATTCTACAAATACtacagcgacgacgacaacaaagaaCAGGTCTCAACAGCTAAGCAGGTGTGA
- a CDS encoding predicted protein: MRVETATLQMESRTRVHRIRRSNPLTVSLILLVLLCGASPSRGAATTDDTRLPLHGVSPDRFVQGAPLTVAAVCRDGVALLAAHAPDDDEPLLYHRHFDENGVDERPNQDSTENSPAFQDLPSDFGGPFRIHPIDGTGTVLASTGWRADCERLVAVAQSLASSERLRYGPPDIGQIYPQYLATELSLYMAQCAASEGLRALSCVGIMAATGHTEEKASSSLWFVDSTGAYPVRAFCVGGGFAAGGTPVARLVNDRLCTMDFSRFSTQEAVSKLLELLAEKVDGKNAQPLLNVGSRVEVGIVKSSATSRLIRLPIKNL, translated from the exons ATGCGCGTTGAGACTGCTACATTGCAAATGGAGAGTCGAACGCGCGTACATCGAATCCGCAGAAGCAATccgttgacagtgagtcttATCCTGCTTGTGTTGTTGTGTGGTGCGAGCCCGTCTCGTGGAGCGGCGACAACGGACGACACTAGACTACCATTGCATGGAGTGAGTCCAGATCGCTTTGTCCAAGGAGCACCTTTGACGGTGGCGGCTGTCTGTCGCGACGGTGTGGCTCTGCTGGCAGCGCACGCgcccgacgacgacgaaccTCTCTTGTATCATAGACATTTTGACGAGAACGGTGTCGACGAACGACCGAATCAAGACAGTACAGAAAACAGCCCAGCTTTCCAAGATTTACCGTCAGACTTTGGTGGTCCGTTCCGAATACATCCAATCGATGGAACGGGAACGGTTCTAGCGAGTACCGGGTGGAGGGCCGATTGTGAACGGCTGGTGGCTGTGGCACAGTCGCTAGCTAGTTCTGAACGCTTGCGGTACGGCCCACCAGATATTGGTCAAATATATCCGCAATATTTAGCGACGGAGCTTTCGTTGTACATGGCACAATGCGCTGCTTCCGAAGGG CTCCGAGCTTTAAGCTGTGTCGGTATCATGGCTGCTACGGGTCAtacggaagaaaaagccaGTTCCAGTCTCTGGTTCGTGGACTCCACCGGGGCATACCCCGTACGTGCCTTTTGCGTAGGTGGCGGTTTTGCGGCTGGTGGAACGCCAGTTGCAAGGCTCGTCAACGATCGTCTCTGTACGATGGACTTTTCAAGGTTTTCAACACAGGAAGCTGTATCGAAACTACTAGAGTTGTTGGCAGAGAAGGTGGATGGCAAGAATGCTCAACCTTTACTTAACGTAGGATCAAGGGTCGAAGTGGGGATTGTCAAATCTTCGGCAACGTCAAGATTAATTAGGTTACCGATCAAGAACCTATAG